One part of the Mycolicibacterium aromaticivorans JS19b1 = JCM 16368 genome encodes these proteins:
- a CDS encoding GAF and ANTAR domain-containing protein, which translates to MHTHIQAGRQAMVSDDLRETRVLSAVVSLVDSLLDDFDVVDLLTELTERCAELLDISSAGFLLADPLRRLHLVAATSEQTRDLELFQLQAEQGPCIDCYRTGEPVVVPDIATQVDRWPRFAPAAAEAGFAAVHALPMRAAGVVLGALNLFDTRPGGLSEADRLVAQTLAHIACVAVLQEHPPTAATVVSPLRSALIGRVVVEQAKGFVSEVLGVSMDEAFRLIRTHSRAHGEHLTDVARRLMRDRHTRPELVRALTELAHREGRQ; encoded by the coding sequence ATGCACACGCACATCCAGGCCGGGAGGCAAGCCATGGTGAGCGATGACCTTCGCGAAACTCGCGTACTCAGCGCGGTGGTATCACTGGTCGACAGTCTGCTCGACGATTTCGACGTTGTGGACCTGCTGACAGAACTGACCGAACGCTGTGCCGAACTGCTCGACATCTCTTCGGCGGGATTCCTCCTCGCCGATCCATTACGGCGACTCCATCTGGTGGCCGCCACCTCGGAGCAGACGCGGGACCTCGAGCTGTTTCAGCTGCAGGCCGAGCAGGGGCCCTGCATCGACTGCTACCGGACCGGCGAGCCGGTCGTGGTGCCCGACATCGCCACGCAGGTCGACCGGTGGCCGCGGTTCGCCCCGGCCGCGGCGGAGGCCGGCTTTGCGGCAGTGCACGCTTTGCCGATGCGCGCAGCAGGTGTGGTGCTCGGCGCGCTGAATTTGTTCGACACCCGGCCCGGTGGACTAAGCGAAGCCGATCGACTGGTCGCGCAGACCCTCGCGCACATCGCGTGTGTGGCGGTCCTGCAAGAACATCCGCCCACCGCCGCCACCGTGGTCTCGCCGCTGCGGTCGGCCCTGATCGGTCGCGTCGTCGTGGAGCAGGCCAAGGGGTTCGTCAGCGAGGTGCTCGGTGTCTCGATGGATGAGGCGTTCCGGTTGATCCGCACTCACAGCCGGGCGCATGGCGAGCATCTGACCGATGTTGCCCGGCGGTTGATGAGGGACCGGCACACCCGGCCGGAGTTGGTCAGGGCACTCACGGAACTCGCCCACCGTGAAGGCCGGCAGTGA
- a CDS encoding GAF and ANTAR domain-containing protein: MDDYDVQPGRKPPPEPELTPAQLQSDELDLSAGLSGLSGIIADAASVDEMLRQVAQFAVQAIPGADGAGVTVIEPRTPGPGGEELAVQARSVTAQFIQDIDTLQYEKLGEGPCISCLRSGRPAVSGSLGSDRRWPHFGGSVARMGVHSVLALPLAVGDRVIGAINSYAYGRDAFTEHAVQLGTQFAGPAAVSVYNAQLLASTRLRTKQLQQALRTRAVIDQAIGIIRSRSGGTAQEAFDRLIRISQREHIKLADVAEQLVDEAVRRARARQQ, translated from the coding sequence ATGGACGACTACGACGTGCAGCCGGGCCGCAAGCCGCCCCCGGAACCAGAACTCACCCCGGCTCAGCTCCAGTCTGACGAACTCGATTTGAGCGCTGGCCTCAGCGGTTTGTCGGGGATCATCGCGGATGCTGCCAGCGTTGATGAAATGCTGCGCCAGGTAGCGCAATTCGCGGTTCAGGCGATACCGGGAGCCGACGGCGCCGGTGTCACGGTGATCGAGCCCCGCACCCCCGGTCCTGGTGGTGAGGAACTGGCCGTCCAGGCACGGTCGGTGACCGCGCAGTTCATTCAAGACATCGACACCCTGCAGTACGAGAAGCTCGGCGAAGGGCCGTGCATCAGCTGCCTGAGGTCTGGACGGCCGGCGGTCAGCGGTTCGCTGGGTAGCGACCGCCGCTGGCCGCATTTCGGCGGTTCGGTGGCCCGCATGGGTGTGCATTCGGTACTGGCACTGCCGCTGGCGGTCGGTGACCGGGTCATCGGCGCGATCAACTCCTACGCCTACGGCCGGGACGCGTTCACCGAACACGCCGTACAGCTAGGAACCCAATTCGCCGGCCCCGCAGCGGTATCGGTGTACAACGCGCAGCTGCTGGCAAGTACCCGACTGCGCACCAAGCAATTGCAGCAGGCGCTGCGCACCCGGGCAGTGATCGACCAGGCGATCGGCATCATTCGCAGCCGTTCCGGCGGCACGGCGCAAGAGGCCTTCGACCGTCTCATCCGCATCAGCCAGCGGGAGCACATCAAATTGGCTGACGTCGCCGAGCAACTCGTCGACGAGGCGGTCCGCCGGGCCCGCGCACGTCAGCAATAG
- a CDS encoding fatty acyl-AMP ligase, which translates to MSQFTETMLSNAQWSMKGMVTGEPDAPMRHTWAEVHARASRIAGGLAAAGVGHGDAVAVLAGYPVDIAPTAQGIWIRGASVTMLHQPTPRTDLMRWAEETMAVLETIDAKAVVVGEPFLPAAPLLTERGIRVVIASELLKADPVRAVTSYDDDLALMQLTSGSTGSPKAVRITHANVVSNAEAMFAGAEVDVESDVIVSWLPCFHDMGMTGFLTVPMYFGVELIKMTPMDFLRDNLLWVKLIDKYRGTMTAAPNFAYKLLAKRLRSLASPGQFDLSSLRWALSGAEQVDPADVEDLCAAGAPHGLRAEAILPAYGMAETTVAASFSACGAGMTVDEIDADLLAVLHRAVPATRGNTRRLVTLGPPLNGLEARILDEDGAVLPARGVGVIHLRGDPVTPGYTTVAGFISAQDDQGWYDTGDLGYLTENHDIVVCGRLKDVIIMAGRNIYPTDIERAAARVDGVRPGCAVAVRLDAGHSRESFAVAVECKNFDDHDEVRRIEHQVIHEVVVEVNARPRNVVVLAPGVIPKTPSGKLRRAHALALVT; encoded by the coding sequence TTGAGCCAGTTCACCGAAACCATGCTCAGCAACGCCCAATGGAGCATGAAGGGGATGGTGACGGGCGAGCCCGACGCCCCTATGCGCCACACGTGGGCCGAGGTGCACGCCCGCGCCAGCCGAATTGCCGGCGGCCTGGCCGCCGCCGGTGTCGGACACGGCGACGCCGTTGCGGTGCTCGCCGGGTATCCCGTGGACATCGCGCCGACCGCTCAGGGCATTTGGATTCGAGGCGCCAGCGTCACCATGCTGCACCAGCCGACGCCGCGCACCGACCTGATGCGCTGGGCCGAGGAGACAATGGCGGTTCTCGAGACGATCGACGCCAAGGCCGTCGTCGTCGGCGAGCCGTTCCTGCCGGCCGCGCCGCTGCTCACCGAGCGGGGAATCCGGGTGGTGATCGCGAGCGAACTGCTCAAAGCCGACCCGGTGCGGGCTGTGACGTCCTATGACGACGACCTGGCCCTGATGCAGCTGACGTCGGGATCGACCGGCTCGCCCAAGGCGGTCCGGATCACGCACGCCAACGTCGTCTCCAACGCCGAGGCGATGTTCGCCGGTGCCGAGGTCGACGTCGAGTCCGACGTGATCGTGAGCTGGTTGCCCTGCTTCCACGACATGGGTATGACCGGGTTCCTTACCGTGCCGATGTACTTCGGGGTCGAGCTCATCAAGATGACCCCGATGGACTTCCTGCGCGATAACCTGTTGTGGGTCAAGCTGATTGACAAATACCGGGGCACGATGACGGCGGCCCCCAACTTCGCCTACAAGTTGTTGGCGAAGCGGCTGCGCAGCCTCGCGTCGCCGGGTCAGTTCGATTTGTCGTCGCTGCGGTGGGCGCTGTCGGGCGCCGAGCAGGTCGATCCGGCCGACGTCGAGGATCTGTGTGCTGCCGGCGCACCGCACGGACTGCGAGCGGAGGCGATACTTCCGGCCTACGGCATGGCCGAGACCACCGTCGCCGCCTCGTTCTCCGCGTGTGGCGCAGGCATGACCGTCGACGAGATCGACGCCGATCTGCTGGCAGTCCTGCACCGCGCCGTACCCGCGACCCGCGGCAACACCAGGCGTCTGGTGACACTCGGTCCGCCGCTGAACGGACTGGAGGCCCGCATCCTCGACGAGGACGGGGCGGTGTTGCCCGCCCGCGGAGTCGGCGTCATCCACCTGCGTGGCGACCCGGTCACGCCGGGGTACACCACGGTCGCCGGGTTCATCTCGGCACAGGACGATCAGGGTTGGTACGACACCGGCGACCTGGGCTATCTGACCGAGAACCACGACATCGTCGTCTGCGGTCGGCTCAAAGACGTCATCATCATGGCCGGGCGCAACATTTACCCGACCGACATCGAACGCGCCGCCGCCCGCGTCGATGGAGTGCGCCCGGGTTGCGCGGTAGCGGTCCGCCTCGATGCGGGGCACTCCCGCGAATCGTTTGCAGTGGCGGTGGAATGCAAAAACTTCGACGACCACGACGAGGTCCGTCGGATCGAACACCAGGTGATCCACGAAGTGGTGGTGGAGGTCAACGCCCGGCCACGCAACGTGGTGGTGCTCGCCCCGGGAGTCATCCCCAAGACCCCGTCCGGCAAGTTGCGGCGCGCTCATGCCCTGGCACTGGTGACCTGA
- a CDS encoding DUF5709 domain-containing protein has product MSTWDDSTDSGEYSVEDDNQLQPEDTLVDRAVDDILDEGISPPERPVARTNLDHPGPETLDELLAEEEPDPVSRLNNVLDELDGSAADDSDYPEDDEVGRARSGRLVAPDAGFGEDDESELVAEDVGIDGGAASAEEAAMHVIEDEDG; this is encoded by the coding sequence GTGAGCACCTGGGACGACAGCACTGACAGCGGCGAATACAGCGTCGAGGACGACAACCAGCTCCAGCCCGAGGACACGTTGGTTGACCGTGCCGTCGACGACATCCTCGACGAGGGCATTTCCCCTCCGGAGCGGCCGGTCGCCCGCACGAACCTCGACCATCCCGGCCCGGAGACGCTCGACGAGCTGCTGGCCGAGGAAGAACCCGATCCGGTGTCCCGGCTGAACAACGTGCTCGACGAGCTGGATGGCTCCGCTGCGGACGACTCCGACTATCCCGAGGACGACGAGGTCGGCCGGGCTCGGTCCGGACGTTTGGTGGCACCCGATGCGGGCTTCGGTGAGGACGACGAGTCCGAGCTCGTCGCCGAAGACGTCGGTATCGACGGCGGGGCGGCCTCCGCGGAGGAGGCCGCCATGCACGTCATCGAGGATGAGGACGGCTAA
- a CDS encoding ferric reductase-like transmembrane domain-containing protein, translating into MTNEALWALGRGNGVVALVFMTVSMALGIAARSGRPLLALPRFAVSDVHRFAALSSTLLVALHIGLLFLDPYAKLKLIDIVVPFLSAYRPLWQGLGTVAVDVLAVVVITGLLRHRIGPRAFRLVHWATYSLWPVSMAHALGNGTDTGRAWFLAIAAACAVVVGAALIWRLRANFSEYADA; encoded by the coding sequence ATGACGAACGAGGCGCTGTGGGCGTTGGGCCGTGGCAACGGCGTCGTCGCGTTGGTGTTCATGACGGTGTCTATGGCATTGGGTATCGCCGCACGGTCCGGACGCCCGCTGCTGGCGCTACCCAGATTCGCCGTCTCTGACGTCCATCGCTTCGCCGCCCTGTCGTCGACGCTGCTGGTGGCATTGCACATCGGCCTGCTGTTCCTCGACCCCTACGCCAAGCTGAAACTCATCGACATCGTCGTGCCCTTCCTCAGCGCCTACCGGCCGCTGTGGCAGGGCCTGGGCACCGTTGCCGTCGACGTGCTCGCCGTCGTTGTGATCACCGGTCTGCTCCGTCACCGCATCGGGCCGCGAGCCTTCCGATTGGTGCATTGGGCGACTTACTCGTTGTGGCCTGTCTCGATGGCTCACGCGCTGGGCAACGGCACTGACACCGGACGCGCGTGGTTCCTCGCGATCGCAGCCGCCTGCGCGGTCGTCGTGGGCGCGGCGCTGATCTGGCGGCTGCGCGCCAACTTCAGTGAGTATGCCGATGCGTAG
- a CDS encoding NADH-ubiquinone oxidoreductase-F iron-sulfur binding region domain-containing protein, which translates to MRSAPRLLSAAGPTLAEHLDRFGPAPKISGSQLISLLNDAGLSGRGGAGFPTGRKLAAVTGPDPVVIANGAEGEPLSRKDALLLTRAPHLVIDGLHIAAAAIGAHTGYLYVHADAVASVRAALDDRRAAGLDPHRVELTVVEAPDTFVAGEESAAIRHIEGGPALPRDRTVPVAISGVRKRPTLVNNVETLAHMALIARHGAHWFRSIGDPADPGSMLVTLSGALDGEGVVEVPTGVPITDLIDTRAVSAILIGGYHGSWLPAETFAGLRLSRTGLKSLGASPGAGIVHLLGVTECGLVRTAEIAGYLADESARQCGPCRNGLPRLSELIDELAYGRASDHLVKEIRRITRLVDGRGACRHPDGTARMVRSALRAFAADIEQHRLGRCDSVVPAAPVSKMPMA; encoded by the coding sequence ATGCGTAGCGCACCGCGGCTGCTGTCCGCTGCCGGACCGACTCTCGCTGAACACCTCGACCGTTTCGGCCCTGCACCGAAAATCTCCGGCAGCCAACTCATTTCGCTTCTCAACGACGCCGGGCTGTCCGGGCGGGGCGGCGCCGGCTTCCCGACCGGCCGCAAACTCGCCGCGGTCACCGGCCCGGACCCGGTGGTGATCGCCAACGGCGCCGAGGGAGAACCGTTGAGCCGCAAGGACGCGCTGCTGCTGACACGGGCGCCGCACCTGGTGATCGACGGCCTGCATATCGCTGCCGCCGCGATCGGCGCCCACACCGGTTACCTGTACGTCCACGCCGACGCTGTGGCATCTGTGCGCGCGGCCCTCGACGACAGACGAGCTGCCGGGCTCGACCCACACCGTGTCGAGCTGACAGTGGTGGAGGCACCCGACACCTTCGTCGCGGGGGAGGAATCCGCTGCGATCCGGCACATCGAGGGCGGCCCCGCGTTGCCGCGCGACCGCACCGTCCCTGTCGCGATCTCGGGGGTGCGTAAACGCCCCACGCTGGTCAACAACGTCGAGACGTTGGCACACATGGCACTGATCGCCCGCCACGGGGCCCACTGGTTCCGCTCGATCGGAGACCCGGCCGACCCGGGCTCCATGCTCGTCACCCTCTCCGGCGCGCTGGACGGTGAGGGTGTTGTCGAGGTGCCGACGGGCGTGCCGATCACCGACCTGATCGACACCAGAGCGGTGTCGGCGATTCTCATCGGCGGCTATCACGGGAGTTGGCTGCCCGCTGAGACTTTCGCGGGACTGCGGCTATCGCGCACGGGCTTGAAATCGCTTGGTGCATCGCCCGGCGCCGGGATCGTTCACCTTCTGGGCGTGACCGAGTGTGGGTTGGTCCGCACCGCCGAGATCGCCGGCTACCTCGCCGACGAGAGCGCACGCCAGTGCGGTCCGTGTCGCAACGGCTTGCCCCGGTTGTCCGAACTGATCGACGAATTGGCCTACGGGCGCGCCAGTGACCATCTGGTCAAAGAGATTCGGCGTATCACCCGGCTTGTGGACGGCCGAGGGGCGTGTCGGCACCCGGACGGGACCGCGCGCATGGTCCGCAGCGCGTTGCGCGCGTTCGCGGCCGATATCGAGCAGCACCGCCTGGGCCGGTGCGACAGCGTGGTGCCGGCGGCACCGGTATCGAAAATGCCGATGGCATAG
- a CDS encoding DUF5994 family protein: MSGSRRLASPVRITLKPTLGGDIDGAWWPHSFALARELPELIEALHPVLGEIVDIKINWSSSSGTPVLKTLTSGAVSMHGWNDRQHRLMIVSGRTGCARLLVVPSSTSVNLGRLVIRRAAAMDPGAEHDSSMCDIADAVIRAAEAECSLWSAQLLEAAAKVEASAP, encoded by the coding sequence ATGTCCGGGAGTCGGCGCCTTGCCAGCCCGGTGCGCATCACCCTGAAACCCACCCTCGGCGGCGACATCGACGGCGCCTGGTGGCCGCATTCCTTCGCGCTTGCCCGCGAACTGCCGGAACTGATCGAGGCATTGCACCCGGTCCTGGGTGAAATCGTCGATATCAAGATCAACTGGTCTTCGTCGTCCGGCACCCCGGTTCTGAAGACGCTCACGTCGGGAGCGGTGTCGATGCACGGCTGGAACGACCGCCAGCATCGGCTGATGATTGTCTCCGGCCGTACCGGCTGCGCGCGGCTGCTTGTGGTGCCCAGCTCGACGTCGGTGAACTTGGGGCGTCTGGTGATACGGCGCGCTGCCGCGATGGATCCTGGCGCCGAGCACGACAGCTCGATGTGCGATATCGCGGACGCTGTGATTCGTGCGGCAGAGGCAGAGTGCTCCCTGTGGTCGGCCCAGCTCCTCGAGGCGGCCGCGAAGGTCGAAGCCTCCGCGCCCTGA
- a CDS encoding MFS transporter: MRRVALASYVGSAIEYYDFLIYGTAAALVFPHVFFPGLSPLMATIASLGTFAAAFLSRPVGAAVFGHFGDRIGRKNTLVFTLVIMGASSVGVGLIPSTAVIGAAAPLLLISMRLLQGFAVGGEWAGAALMSAEQAPQRKRGFYCMFTQLGLGTALVLGNLVFLGVHGAFGDAETAFLQWGWRIPFLISAVLVAVALYIRLHVEESPVFAESAAEGHSGVPLAEAMRHQGREVVLAAGAVMGLFMLAFQVGTYFPNYAATHLHYDEDLILLVGVAGGVCSLAFVAASAILSDTYGRRRILAFGAALALPWTLILFPLIQSGDPVRYGIAIIGTYGIIGIMMGPLAAFIPEIFAVRYRYSGAGLSYNVGGIMGGALPPVLSPMLLSSYGSWSITAMMAGFTVVSLISVLLLTETAGRGLGIPESIEPSETSVPRQRLAHVAC, from the coding sequence ATGCGCCGGGTCGCGCTCGCCAGCTACGTCGGCTCGGCCATCGAGTACTACGACTTCTTGATCTACGGCACCGCCGCCGCACTGGTGTTCCCCCACGTGTTCTTCCCGGGTCTGAGTCCACTGATGGCGACGATCGCCTCACTGGGCACCTTCGCGGCAGCATTTCTCTCCCGGCCGGTCGGCGCAGCGGTGTTCGGTCACTTCGGCGATCGCATCGGGCGCAAGAACACCTTGGTGTTCACGCTGGTGATCATGGGCGCATCCAGCGTCGGCGTGGGTCTCATCCCCAGCACCGCCGTCATCGGCGCGGCCGCGCCCCTGCTCCTGATCAGCATGCGACTGCTGCAAGGTTTCGCCGTCGGCGGTGAGTGGGCCGGCGCCGCGCTGATGAGCGCCGAGCAGGCGCCGCAACGCAAGCGTGGGTTTTACTGCATGTTCACCCAGTTGGGTCTCGGTACCGCGCTGGTGTTGGGCAACCTGGTGTTCCTTGGGGTGCACGGCGCCTTCGGCGACGCGGAAACGGCCTTCCTGCAATGGGGTTGGCGCATCCCATTCTTGATCAGCGCGGTGCTGGTGGCGGTCGCGCTCTACATCCGGCTGCACGTCGAGGAGAGCCCGGTCTTCGCCGAGTCGGCGGCTGAGGGCCACAGCGGGGTTCCGCTCGCCGAGGCGATGCGGCACCAAGGCCGCGAGGTGGTACTGGCGGCCGGCGCGGTGATGGGCCTGTTCATGCTGGCGTTCCAGGTGGGCACCTACTTCCCGAACTATGCCGCGACGCACCTGCACTATGACGAGGATCTGATCCTGCTCGTGGGCGTGGCCGGCGGCGTGTGCTCGCTGGCGTTCGTCGCCGCGTCGGCGATCCTGAGCGATACCTACGGCCGTCGCCGCATCCTGGCGTTCGGCGCCGCACTGGCGTTGCCCTGGACTCTGATCCTGTTTCCGCTCATTCAATCCGGCGACCCCGTCCGCTACGGCATCGCCATCATCGGGACCTACGGCATCATCGGAATCATGATGGGCCCCTTGGCCGCATTCATTCCGGAGATCTTCGCGGTCCGCTACCGCTACAGCGGCGCCGGCCTGTCCTACAACGTCGGCGGCATCATGGGTGGCGCGCTGCCCCCAGTGCTGTCCCCCATGCTGCTGTCGTCGTACGGCAGCTGGTCGATCACCGCGATGATGGCCGGCTTCACCGTGGTCAGCCTGATCAGCGTGCTGCTTCTGACGGAGACCGCCGGACGTGGCTTGGGCATCCCTGAGTCAATCGAGCCGAGCGAAACCAGCGTCCCGCGGCAGCGCTTGGCCCACGTGGCGTGCTAG
- a CDS encoding DUF5994 family protein — MTQPEVRTSVGWKEPPPQATPRLRLKPKGPQTGRVDGAWWPHSDDLEAEVPDLLAVLSVRLGPISYVLYKMTEWVKARGKILIGGRVVRLDGYNRQPSNTVEVQGLGGGKLVLLVVPVGTDADRAHAVMMTAAAPDNASTSDELLAASLDS, encoded by the coding sequence ATGACGCAACCAGAAGTCCGCACATCAGTTGGCTGGAAAGAGCCGCCACCGCAGGCGACACCTCGCTTGAGACTGAAGCCTAAGGGTCCTCAGACTGGTCGCGTTGACGGGGCGTGGTGGCCGCATAGCGACGACCTCGAGGCGGAAGTCCCCGACCTGCTCGCGGTGTTGTCAGTTCGCCTCGGCCCCATCAGCTATGTCCTGTACAAGATGACGGAGTGGGTGAAGGCCCGCGGCAAGATTCTGATCGGCGGACGAGTCGTCCGACTCGACGGCTACAACCGCCAACCGAGCAACACGGTTGAAGTCCAGGGGCTTGGCGGCGGGAAGCTGGTCCTGCTCGTCGTACCTGTCGGAACAGATGCCGATCGGGCGCACGCCGTCATGATGACGGCCGCGGCCCCCGACAATGCCTCGACCAGTGATGAACTCCTGGCGGCGTCCCTCGACAGCTAG
- a CDS encoding glycosyltransferase — translation MATFSAALADGLRVNGAAVDVVRIADGTPSGDVHVIGELINGVPASVSAGVQLLNRSDVVVIQHEYGIYGGADGEDVVDIIRGIQVPTIVVAHTVLKEPTPQQRWVLETIVAQADQVVVMTTAARDRLCLGYEVDSRKITTIPHGATVVARAHVKRGGRPTLLTWGLLGPGKGIERVIDAMATLSELPGRPLYLIAGRTHPKVLAAEGDAYLDALRERAKCRGVADSVRFDVAYRDNQALGAIIQSASAVVLPYDSTEQVTSGVLVDAIANGRPVVATAFPHAAELLGDGTGIVVPHGDTDALTSALLSVLTQPRMAGQMAARARLLAPTMAWPVVAKDYLVLAQRLRSRMSALV, via the coding sequence TTGGCCACCTTCAGCGCGGCGTTGGCCGACGGGCTTCGCGTGAACGGTGCCGCCGTCGACGTGGTTCGGATCGCCGATGGAACGCCAAGCGGCGATGTCCATGTCATCGGCGAGTTGATCAACGGTGTACCGGCGTCGGTGTCCGCAGGTGTGCAGCTGCTGAACAGATCTGACGTGGTGGTCATACAGCACGAGTACGGGATCTATGGCGGGGCTGACGGCGAAGATGTCGTTGACATCATCCGTGGGATACAGGTTCCGACGATCGTTGTTGCCCATACCGTGCTCAAAGAGCCCACGCCGCAACAACGTTGGGTACTGGAAACGATAGTGGCCCAAGCCGATCAGGTGGTCGTGATGACCACCGCTGCGCGCGACCGTCTTTGTCTGGGCTACGAAGTCGACAGCCGGAAGATCACCACGATTCCGCACGGGGCCACCGTGGTGGCCAGGGCTCATGTCAAACGTGGCGGTCGTCCCACGCTCTTGACCTGGGGCTTGCTGGGGCCGGGTAAGGGCATCGAGCGAGTGATCGATGCCATGGCCACGCTCAGCGAACTCCCCGGGCGGCCGCTCTATCTGATCGCCGGTCGCACGCATCCGAAGGTTCTCGCCGCGGAGGGCGATGCCTACCTTGATGCTCTGCGGGAGCGGGCCAAGTGCCGCGGCGTCGCGGACTCGGTGAGATTCGATGTCGCTTACCGGGACAATCAGGCGCTTGGCGCGATCATTCAGTCAGCGTCGGCGGTGGTCTTGCCTTACGACTCCACCGAACAAGTCACCTCGGGCGTACTGGTTGACGCCATCGCCAACGGACGCCCCGTCGTAGCGACCGCGTTCCCTCATGCGGCCGAACTGCTCGGCGACGGCACCGGAATCGTCGTGCCGCACGGTGACACGGATGCACTCACATCCGCCCTGCTTTCAGTGCTGACGCAGCCGCGGATGGCCGGGCAGATGGCGGCAAGGGCACGTCTGTTGGCTCCGACAATGGCGTGGCCGGTGGTTGCGAAGGACTATCTGGTTCTGGCTCAACGTCTTCGCTCCAGGATGTCGGCTCTCGTATGA
- a CDS encoding glycoside hydrolase family 130 protein, giving the protein MTSMEVDLAKRVPLRLTLDRSRVVTRLFVPGQEGFEQQDSRAGAVLARILALSEDEVMRSLDDVISRFDSRHRDLGGTFRRHARELADRLRPDARVSDARMLLLGATFSSEYAIEGAALCNPSMVAHPDQAGMVAGELRILLSVRGIGEGHRSSIGFRTGVVDATGSPHIDPVGAFATLGATAPGGLDAAVFRSELHQFGDDGDAANYVLEPLGECFTRTDLEERLVQLQSHSSTRGRVLETISEIRAIADRSYAVEFLDQVPISERVLWPATHAESVGMEDARFVRFVNVDGSVTFYATYTAYSGSRISQQLLETADFRSFTSKPMVGRAAANKGLALFPRRINGRYAGLSRADRESNSIAYSDHPFVWTDSRPCQRSVEAWEVLQLGNCGSPIETDAGWLVLTHGVGPMRTYRIGALLLDLDDPTKVIGRLREPLLSPAPDEQDGYVPNVVYSCGAIVHADTLVLPYGIGDASIGFATVAMSDLMSALGSG; this is encoded by the coding sequence ATGACGTCGATGGAAGTTGATCTCGCCAAGCGCGTCCCGCTGCGGCTGACGCTTGACAGGTCACGGGTCGTCACCCGGCTCTTCGTACCCGGCCAGGAAGGCTTCGAACAGCAGGACTCCCGGGCGGGAGCGGTACTCGCGCGCATCCTCGCGCTGAGTGAAGACGAGGTCATGCGCTCGCTGGATGACGTGATCAGCCGTTTCGACAGCCGGCATCGCGATCTGGGCGGCACGTTCCGGCGACACGCGCGCGAACTCGCCGACCGGCTGCGGCCGGACGCGCGAGTATCCGATGCCCGGATGTTGCTACTGGGCGCCACCTTCAGCAGCGAGTACGCGATCGAGGGTGCTGCGCTGTGCAATCCCAGCATGGTCGCGCACCCTGACCAGGCCGGAATGGTGGCTGGTGAGCTGCGAATTCTTCTGAGCGTGCGCGGTATTGGTGAGGGCCACCGCTCGTCGATCGGTTTTCGGACCGGTGTGGTTGATGCGACCGGTAGTCCCCACATCGACCCTGTAGGTGCGTTCGCCACGCTCGGCGCGACGGCGCCGGGCGGCTTGGACGCCGCGGTTTTCCGCAGCGAGCTCCACCAGTTCGGCGATGACGGGGACGCGGCCAACTATGTCCTGGAACCACTCGGGGAGTGCTTCACCCGTACCGACCTGGAGGAGAGGCTGGTCCAACTGCAGTCTCACTCGAGCACCCGTGGACGCGTGCTCGAGACAATCTCCGAGATCCGCGCGATCGCGGACAGGAGCTACGCTGTTGAATTCCTGGACCAGGTACCGATTTCCGAACGGGTGCTGTGGCCTGCGACACACGCCGAGTCGGTCGGTATGGAGGACGCGCGCTTCGTGCGCTTCGTGAACGTCGATGGCTCCGTGACCTTCTACGCCACCTACACGGCTTACAGCGGATCGCGCATAAGCCAACAGCTGTTGGAGACGGCCGACTTCCGGTCGTTCACCTCGAAGCCCATGGTTGGGCGCGCTGCGGCCAACAAGGGTCTGGCATTGTTTCCGCGTCGCATCAACGGCCGGTACGCCGGGTTGTCGAGGGCGGATCGCGAGTCGAACTCGATCGCGTATTCGGATCACCCATTCGTGTGGACTGACTCGCGCCCGTGCCAGCGCTCGGTCGAGGCCTGGGAGGTCTTGCAACTGGGCAACTGTGGTTCACCGATCGAGACCGACGCCGGTTGGTTGGTGCTCACCCATGGGGTCGGCCCGATGCGCACCTACCGGATAGGGGCCCTGTTGCTCGACCTGGATGATCCGACGAAAGTGATCGGCCGGCTGCGCGAGCCGCTGCTGAGCCCCGCCCCGGACGAGCAGGACGGTTACGTCCCCAACGTGGTCTATTCGTGCGGCGCAATCGTCCACGCCGATACCTTGGTGCTGCCTTACGGGATTGGGGACGCCTCTATCGGGTTTGCGACGGTTGCGATGTCCGACCTGATGTCGGCACTCGGGTCGGGATGA